One genomic window of Saccopteryx bilineata isolate mSacBil1 chromosome 4, mSacBil1_pri_phased_curated, whole genome shotgun sequence includes the following:
- the IL27 gene encoding LOW QUALITY PROTEIN: interleukin-27 subunit alpha (The sequence of the model RefSeq protein was modified relative to this genomic sequence to represent the inferred CDS: inserted 1 base in 1 codon) has product MGQKAGDLGWRLGLLLLSLLLAQAGVWGFPRPPGRAPLSLQELQEEFKVSLHLARKLLSEVRAQAHRFAESHLPGVNLDLLPLGEQLPNVSLTFWAWRSLSDPERLFFLSTTLRPFQALLGGPGSPGSWASSERVQLRAIRLDLRDLLRHLRFQVLAAGLHLPEDEEEEKENREGKGLLPGTLGSPSQGSAPVSWPQLLYNYRLLHSLELVLSRAVRDLLLLSQAKSPVQXLGCPTPAGSQP; this is encoded by the exons ATGGGCCAGAAGGCAGGCGACCTTGGCTGGC GGCTGGGCCTTTTGCTGCTCTCCTTGCtcctggctcaagctggtgtctgGGGATTCCCGAGGCCCCCAGGGAGGGCCCCCCTGAGCCTGCAGGAGTTGCAGGAGGAATTCAAGGTCAGCCTGCACCTTGCCAGGAAGCTGCTCTCCGAGGTTCGGGCCCAGGCCCACCGCTTT GCCGAGTCTCACTTGCCAGGAGTGAACCTGGACCTCCTGCCCCTGGGGGAGCAGCTCCCCAATGTTTCCCTGACCTTCTGGGCCTGGCGCAGCCTCTCC GACCCAGAGCGACTGTTCTTCCTCTCCACGACACTTCGCCCCTTCCAAGCCCTGCTGGGAGGGCCAGGGAGCCCGGGGAGCTGGGCCAGCTCAGAGAGGGTGCAGCTGCGGGCCATAAGGCTGGACCTCCGGGACTTGCTGCGGCATCTTCGCTTCCAG GTGCTGGCTGCAGGACTCCACCTCCctgaggacgaggaggaggagaaggagaatcGGGAGGGGAAGGGGCTTCTCCCAGGGACTCTGGGCAGCCCCTCGCAGGGGTCAGCCCCGGTGTCCTGGCCCCAGCTCCTCTACAACTACCGGCTGCTGCACTCCTTGGAGCTCGTCTTGTCTCGGGCCGTGCGGGACTTGCTGCTGCTCTCCCAGGCTAAGAGCCCCGTCC GCCTGGGCTGCCCAACACCGGCTGGCTCCCAGCCCTGA